ttaaatgaaaatttatCATGTTGGTGTTTTATGCCATGATATTATCCGCGAGCTTGTGTACAAATTTATCCTATGCTAGGGTAGAATGATGCAttagtaactcaaaatcaaGTGACTTGTACTTTTAATGCATGCAAGCtaggttttttttaatgttcttaatttttatttcaattttgtcTTTTTAGTGGTGTTTCTGGTGAGGGATCTGGTGTCATTGTGGACGGATCTTCTCTTGTGGCAGAAGATGCTGTTGCCACTCCTCCCGCTGCTGATACAAAGGCAAGTGTTTTCCTATAGATTATTGAACTGTGGTTGgttttcatgttttctttttatctaatgGTTGACTGACTTTTGATTATTAAATGCATTTAGGCTTCTGCGGCTGAGgatgatgacgatgatgatgTGGATTTGTTTGGTGAGGAGACTGAGGAAGAGAAGCAGGCAGCTGAAGCACGCGCAGCAGCAGTGAAGGCATCtggaaagaagaaagaatgtaaGTTTTTTCTCATCACAAGCTCCTAATAATCTGAAATTCAGCCACCCTGCCCCTTGTTCTGTTTTTGTTCTGATTTTGTTCTGATTTTGTTCTCAGCTGGGAAATCATCTGTTCTGTTGGATGTTAAGCCATGGGATGATGAAACCGACATGAAAAAGCTTGAAGAAGCAGTGAGATCGGTGCAGCAGGAAGGGCTGTTTTGGGGTGCATGTAtgtcttttttccttttcaatatTTGCACATATATTAACTGATTTATTTGTGTTATATTTCACAGAATACATGTGGATTGTCTTcgtttgattttattttcaaataggAGCGCTGGCAGCACTCTATGGAACACATTGACTTGCATTGCACACTACATATGATTGGTCTATGTTTTAAGAAGTTAACATATTTGTCTCGTTTTTTAAAAACTGTGTTGATTTTCTAAAAATGAAACCAATCATATGAAGTGGGTTAAATAGTGTGTTCTCATTGTCAAATGTTTAAAATTACTGCTCTCTAGTCTTTAGTTTGGAGAGAAGTTGTAGTCTACTTTATTATTAGGTTTGAAATTcaagtttatttttgtttatcatAGCTGATATTAGTTTTTTAATGTCATAGCCAAACTCGTTGCTGTTGGGTACGGTATCAAGAAACTGCAAATCATGCTTACTATTGTTGATGATCTGGTTTCTGTTGACACTCTTATTGAGGATCATCTCACGGTTGAGCCCATCAATGAATATGTCCAGAGTTGTGACATCGTGGCCTTCAATAAAATTTGTAAGTATACTTATGATGGCTTTTTGTTTGTCTATGGTTCCTACTTTTGGTTTGTATTTGCCTGACAGAATGTCTGTTTGTGTCATATATGGCTGTGCATTTTGTTCTAATGCTATTTCCTAACCTTTGTTGCAGAATCTAATTATTCCATGTGACTTGGAGTTCAGGGTAGTGGGAGAAATGACATATTTTGATAATTATGTTCTAGGGATACTACTACCCTAATTTGAAATTTTTGTTCTCGGGACCTATATATCATTATCATTTGATGTTGTTTGTCTGCGTGGATGCTCTTGTAATCTCCAGGCTTTTATCTTTAAGGTGTGacatatttttcttaaattctAGTTTGAGGTTTGGTATGTTTTGTTGGCTCTTGGTACACAGATGGATGCGCTTGGTACAATTCTAGACGCCTTTGGCCTTAACCGTGGCAACATCTAAGTAACACCCAACTAGGAACTAGCAAGTTTTGTCTgcaatgaaattaaataaatcaaaCCTTTTAAACCGGGGTGAATAGATATTGTAGTTATTCTTTGACCCTGTTTTTTTATTGCTTATTCGATCTAAGCTTATGTAAGTGTTTGTGAAAGCTTGTATGGTCTGGATGAACACTTGTTATAAGCCCCAAATGCAAATTTAATCAGCTAATAACAATATGCTGCTCACACATCTAATGAACaagaatttaaattttaatgtctAATTCAGATTCATAGACTTGACatgaattttattatcaatAAAATGGGTAGTAATGCGATGAAATGTAAGCAATGTCATAAGATCCACACCGACCTATTGTAGGATTGATTCCCCTTAGTTGAACTTTTACCAATAGAATCCCTTAGGGTGCGTTTGGTTCAAAagaggggaggggaggagagGAATTTTgatggaggggaggggaagggAGATGAGGGATTCTAATGTTATTATGTTTGGTTAAGATGAGTGTTCCGCACTAGAGGATATTAAAGAATAAAGGAATATTcttgtaaaccctagcagagcactaaataATGAAATATGATGTAAGAAAAGTCCTATTCCATTAATTGAGTAAAAAGATCCCTAGTACAATGGAGGACCTCCCTTTTATAGTAGGTGAATCCCCTTCTAGAAGGCTCTGGGGGATTGGGCCTCACAACCGATGCCCAATTCCCAATATAAAAGAATACACTAGGCCTTGATCCATTTTTTGGTACACGTCATTCATCGCCTAGATTGCTCGGCCAATCATGTGTGGCGGAGgggaagggaagggaagggaaATAACTTATCATTTGTTTGGTTCAGGAAGGGAAGGGAATAATATTGTAACGTATTTACTTTTgcacccttttttttttgtcaaaggtaACTCAATGCGCtttagtgcatgtttgtatATGGATTGGGCACACATTCCAAAACATGTTAGTGGAGAAGCTTTATGTCGTAGATCATAGTTTAACATGATTTTGAGCTTTAACATGAATGCTAAACTAAATTGGGGAGGAAAACTTGCATAATGTAAAAAAGTTGGAAACATTTTTCCTTAACCTTGGAAATTCCATTAAAGAGTTTTGATACATTCACATCTcacattttttttggtataatttttcaTGCACATTATATCTCTATTTTTTTCCCTAACACATACTCATTATATTCTTAtctatttattaatataataagtATGTAGTATTACATATATGAACAATTTTCATGCACATTATTATATGTAGTGGATGTAAATTCTTCTCAATTTCTAAGAATTGGTGACACCAACAAATATATGACAAAAACTAAATACCATAAACATGTAAGAGATACTAAGATTTTTAGCGTGAAAACCCTAAAAGCAATTGTGAAAACCTCTACTTCTCAAAACTGAGGAAACactccacttttttttttggtgaaggAAACACTCCACTTTGATTAAATAAGGATATGAGAGTATCAAGCAAGTGCACAAATTAGTGCTCACAGTCACTCACACAACAAAGCCAAAAAAACTTACAATAAGATGTTACGAGAAGATGTAATAActaagaagatgaacagaatcAGAAACTCGAACTACTGTATGAAACAAATTACTTACACCTTAATATTTGTTTCACTCGATCCAACTGTTCATAATGAAAAACCAAATATTCTGCTGTCAAAATTTCTAACCGATCCAACAATCTGCAGTAACAGTTTTATAGTGAGTTCTTTAAGTTTGAGCGAGAATGACTTTCTCTCCTTCCAATCAATTCTCACTTGAACCCTCATGAAACTCTTCTTCACTTAGACAAGTGAGACACAAGTGACTGTTCCGGGAACCCTGACCGGGGACGGTCAGGGGACCTAGGACAGGGCCGGACCCACCAAAAGCCCCAGATAAGGGGCCGTTTGGGGGAAACCGAGAACCCCCTACTCCCGAGCCCCACCACCAAGGGTGAGGACAAGGAACCCGGGGCCCACTacataggggttgacctaggccaactacCCTAGGAGTAGGTTGGCTGGTGCAGGTCCGTAGGGCCCCCCagaccgttggatcactgttcctctGCAGGGGATCCAACGGTGATCCATGCCCTCatgtacgagccatgcatgacgttgcatggctccaaccctaatcctGCCTCTCCTATATAAAGGGAACACTCCTTCTATCTAAAGGTAACGTATTCTTCCCAACTTCACCATTCTTACAACTTCCCTCACTAactttagcatcggagtgtcttgcaggagcccctcccgggaccttGCCTACCGGAGCATCTTCAACCCGTCCAGATCCCTCTTCCCCTACCCCTTGTCAACGGGTAGCTTGGTCTCTCCTAGAtcaattggcgccgtctgtggggatctggTAAAACTCTTCCCAGCACCGCGTGCCTTCGCCTCAAGTCATCAACCAACAAGCTATGGTAGAGACACGTCAGACATCACGCCGTCCTGCACCAACTCCTGAGGGCCATGTGGAGACCATCAACGAAACTACGGATCGCAGAACCCCCCCTCCTCCTCCCCAACACCCTCCTCCCCCGACTCCTCAACCACAACCACCCCGCTCACCGGAAC
This portion of the Lotus japonicus ecotype B-129 chromosome 3, LjGifu_v1.2 genome encodes:
- the LOC130749556 gene encoding elongation factor 1-delta-like — its product is MAITLYELSSESGLKKLDEYLLTRSYISGFQASKDDVTVYAALSKAPSEEFVNVSRWYKHIDALLRISGVSGEGSGVIVDGSSLVAEDAVATPPAADTKASAAEDDDDDDVDLFGEETEEEKQAAEARAAAVKASGKKKESGKSSVLLDVKPWDDETDMKKLEEAVRSVQQEGLFWGASKLVAVGYGIKKLQIMLTIVDDLVSVDTLIEDHLTVEPINEYVQSCDIVAFNKI